The genomic segment TGGGCTCCAGCTCAGCGAGTGCGCACGGGTCACGAGCTTCGACGGCCGCTTTGAGCAACGCAACTCGGGCGAGGGCTTCCGGATGATCGAGTGAGCGCAGCTGATCGAGCAGCGCAGCGCTCTCCTGCCAGCGCCGCTGCACCACCCAGACGTGGGCCAGATTCAGAGCCGCGCTGATGCTGCTGTCATCGAGTTGTAGAGCGAGCTTGAGAAATTCACTCGCGTAATTCGCTGCGCCTTCTCCCAGGCGAACGAGCCGCGCACCAAAGTCGACACAGGCGTCGACCCGGGCACGCTCCAGATCCTTGCAATGCCCGATCCACGGATAGAGCTGCTCGAGACCCAGATCGAAGCCGCGGCGAGCCAGGGCGTGGCTCAGAACAGCGGGGTTCGTGGCCGAACTAGCATTACAGGTCACGACTCGTTCGTCGACAAACAGAGGCGGAGACCTCTCGAGAACGCGCACGTAGAAGTCGTGCATCGCAGAAGTTCCCAGGTCCACCTGAAGCCAGCCCAGTCGATCGTGCATCAGGGATCGATACATCCAGCTCGAAAACACGGGAGTCTGTGTCAACACACGGGAAAGGGAGTGATCCGAAGTGGTGAGAGGAACCCCCGCGGCCGTATCCGCTCGACCGAGTACCGAGATACACTCGGGATGCGCCTCGAGAGCGAGCCAGAGTTTCTCGACGGCGTCGGGTGAGTATTGAGCGTCTGCTTCGACCCAGCAGATGGCGCGGCCGCGTGCGGCCCTCAAAGCCCGTTGCATCGCCTCTGCGGGCGCCCCGGCGGAGTGGCTCTCGACGATCCGCAGGCGCGCGTCGAAATCGGGCGGTGCGAGTCCCGGCGGGCTCACCCAGATGAGTTCGAAGTCGCCAAGCGTCTGGGCGCGGAACGTATCGAGCAGTGAATCGACGGAATCGAGCGGTGTCGCTGTAACGACCAGCGAGACAGCGGGCCCGGACTGCGGATTGGCGACGGCCCCGCGTACGACTGCGGCCGTCGCTCCGCAGACGCGCGCAGAGATGGCGACGGGCGCTTCCAACGCAAGCTTGCTCCAGATCCCCTTCGCGCCCGCCAGACCTCCAGAATTCGAAACGAAGCCGCCCAGTGCGCGAACGGTCTCGGTGCGAAACATCAGGATTCTGGAATCTGGCTGGCCGCCGGTGCTGGCGAAGGAATCTCGGGCGCTGAGGCGAACGAGCATTCCCTCCGAACTCACGGCGTGCAGGTCCCCATGAGCCAGTCCGCTCGCAGGCTCATCGCGCAATGCTGCGACGAGAGAAGAGAGAAAGTGCTCTTCGTACACCGTGTCGGAACTCGCGACCGCCGTGAACGGAGTACGGACGAACGCTAAGCCCCGGTCGAGCAGCTCGCAGACGTCGCCCGACCAGAGACGCCAGGAACGCACGCGAGGATCGTCGGCAAATTCCTCGTCGACGAGCTTCATGCCACTCGCGTGTACCGAAGCATCGAGCACCAGGATCTCGAAGCCCGGACCCGCCTGTGCGCAGAGGCTTCGCAGACAGGTTTCCGGATTCGCATGACCTGCTTCATCATCGAGAAGCGGCAGGAGCACACTGACCTCGGGCGAAAAGTCTGCAGGGTGCAGTTCCTGAGCCCGTTGGGCGTAGATCTGTTGAGGCTCTAGAGGATTTTCGATCAAGGTCTCGTTGAGCGCCCGACGCAGTTCGGTTTCGATCGCCAGCCCCTGCCCTAGCTGATTCACCGTGTAGTCCGCATCGCGATCCAGATCCATCAACCAGTTGCTATCGGCCCGGTAGGCGTGCAACGCCAGCTTCCAGCCTTCGGCGCGTACGCACCAGAGGTTCGACGCATCGGGCGAAGGCGGGTGGTCGAAAGCGGCTCCCTTCTCGCGAAACGCCCAGAGGGGAGTGTG from the bacterium genome contains:
- a CDS encoding sulfatase-like hydrolase/transferase; the protein is MIDLLLNRVDGIAPLVSVAAHLPQANLIATRESPQIVAELEARKLPYQFAATPGSLIWLSSGSSSSGKLSQDSHAMRVRLMLDEADEVYRERDEMLPFDAVLTSTQEQAFLARRFTHAFVCPTAAEAADRLEKLAREHERAISYRNALRARNVIWICVDGVRPDRLNSCGNETRPRNYLDELLSRGALLPQVYSAGAGTHTAMHSVLTSMYPANHRMLGWTRDAMWRIHPRVLSLADLFKQQGYQTFRWCDCAGEQVVPKSGFDVWEHSDVPIGEGLALFGNDLASPRRKAFIEKFNATEGPKFAYIHMELFHELNGLMRDIWSTQGYDANLEPVSESLRGILDSIEYGPEDLLVLTTDHGAALDEDFAEIEREYGPRHTESAALTFASFTGQGIAPRRIDGLARSIDVAPTVFDLGTGGAMGAEGRSLLPVLLGGQHTPLWAFREKGAAFDHPPSPDASNLWCVRAEGWKLALHAYRADSNWLMDLDRDADYTVNQLGQGLAIETELRRALNETLIENPLEPQQIYAQRAQELHPADFSPEVSVLLPLLDDEAGHANPETCLRSLCAQAGPGFEILVLDASVHASGMKLVDEEFADDPRVRSWRLWSGDVCELLDRGLAFVRTPFTAVASSDTVYEEHFLSSLVAALRDEPASGLAHGDLHAVSSEGMLVRLSARDSFASTGGQPDSRILMFRTETVRALGGFVSNSGGLAGAKGIWSKLALEAPVAISARVCGATAAVVRGAVANPQSGPAVSLVVTATPLDSVDSLLDTFRAQTLGDFELIWVSPPGLAPPDFDARLRIVESHSAGAPAEAMQRALRAARGRAICWVEADAQYSPDAVEKLWLALEAHPECISVLGRADTAAGVPLTTSDHSLSRVLTQTPVFSSWMYRSLMHDRLGWLQVDLGTSAMHDFYVRVLERSPPLFVDERVVTCNASSATNPAVLSHALARRGFDLGLEQLYPWIGHCKDLERARVDACVDFGARLVRLGEGAANYASEFLKLALQLDDSSISAALNLAHVWVVQRRWQESAALLDQLRSLDHPEALARVALLKAAVEARDPCALAELEPIGIPATSELLDLAPR